TCGATACGCAGCGTCCTTAAAAACTCCATTCTCGACTCCTGAAAGCTCTTCCTGAATATTTATAAATAATCGTTGCCGAAACGCTTCGACAATCGACGGCCATCCAACGGTTACGCAGGAGTATTACGCTTCCTCCATATAGGGGTAGCGGTAGTCCGTGGGCGGCAGATAATTCTCCTTGATGGTTCGGGGGCTGACCCATCGGTAGAGGTTCATGATGCTTCCCGCCTTGTCATTGGTTCCTGAGGCCCGGGCGCCGCCAAAGGGCTGCCTTCCCACTACAGAACCGGTGGGTTTGTCATTGATGTAAAAATTGCCGGCGGCATTCACCAGTTTTCGTCTGGCCAGGGCAACGGCCGAGCGCTCTTTTGCAAAGACGGCCCCGGTGAGGCCGTAGGGAGAGGTTTTGTCGCACAGGTCCAACATTTCCTCATAGTCCTGGTCCGCGTAAACATAGATGGTCAGCACGGGCCCGAAAAGCTCCTCTTCCATCGTCCTGAAATGGGGATCGGTAGTTACGATCACCGTGGGATCGATAAAAAAGCCCATACTGTCGTCATAGCTGCCTCCGGCGACGATTTCTGCCGCGTCATGCGCCTTGGCATAGTCGATGGCTGCGGTGATCGTATCAAAGGCGCTGCGATCAATCACGGCGTTGACAAAATTGGAAAAATCCTCCGGCGACCCCACCTTGATGGTCGCCATGGTGGCCAGCAGCTTTTCTTTGATGCCGGGCCATAGCGATTCGGGGATGTAGGCCCGGGAAGCCGCGGAGCATTTCTGCCCCTGGTACTCGAACGCCCCACGGACAAGGCCCGCAACCACCGCGTCGCTGTCGGCGCTGGGATGTACGCAAACAAAATCCTTGCCTCCGGTCTCGCCCACGATACGTGGATAACTCCGGTATCGGCTCAAGTTTTCGGCCACTTTTTTCCACAATCCCTGGAAAACCGCCGTGGAACCGGTAAAATGAATGCCGGCCAGGTTCGGGCTGGCCAGTACGGGGTTGCCCACCTGGGAACCGGAGCCGGGCAGAAAATTGATCACGCCGGGCGGCAAACCGGCTTCCATGAAAATCTCCATGAGCATCCAGGCTGAATAAACGGCCGTGGAAGCCGGTTTCCACAGCACGGTGTTGCCCATCATGGCCGGCGCCGAGGGCAGGTTTCCGGCAATCGCCGTAAAATTGAACGGGGTGACGGCAAAAACAAAGCCCTCCAAGGGCCGGTATTCCATCTGGTTCCATTCGGCCGGCCCTGAACCGGGCTGCTGACGGTAAATCTGGGTGGCGTAATAGGCATTGAACCGCAAAAAATCGATGATTTCGCAGGCGGCATCGATTTCCGCCTGAAATACGTTCTTCCCTTGGCCGAGCATGGTGGCCGCGTTGAGGGCCATACGTCGCGGACCGGCAATGAGATCGGCCGCTTTGGAAAATATGGCCAGCCGGTCTTGCCAGTCCATGGCCGCCCATTGTTCCGCCGCCGCGGCACTGGCTTCGATGGCCATGTTGACCTCTTTTTCGCCTGCCTGATGAAAGACGCCCAACTGATGGGTGTGGTCGTGGGGAATGGCACAGCGTCCCAGGTTCCCGGTTTTAAAGGGCTTGCCGCCAATGATCAGGGGGATCTCCACTTCCGTGGCTTTCAGCCGCTGCAATTCGTCTTTGACCCGTTTGCGTTCTTCGCTTCCCGGCCGGTATTGGTAAACGGGCTCGTTGGCAGGCGGATCTATCGCAAGGATTCCATTGGTCATGATACACTCCCTTTTCTATTCGGTTTAAGTTTGCAGCCAGCCTGTCCTATTGGGATGCACAAAAAGGCAACGACCCGGTATCGGGTCGTTCTTGGGCCTCTTTTTCGTCTGGTACAAGCATCGAACTTTGAATCCAAAGGTCAACAGTTACGTCTATACTAATTATGACATAACGAATGTCAAAAAACCACCTTTGGATTTATTTACACGGTTTTCAGGATGCCATAAATGTTCGGGTATCTATAAAGAGCCCCAGTTCTTGTTCCCATGCTCTGCATGGGAACCCATCGCCCGATATACCGTCGAATTGTGCTCCCATGCAGAGCATAGGAGCAAGGTGATCAATCGGCTTGAGTATGTATAAGCGGATAAGAAAAAATATACCCGTTCACGGGGTTGAAATGCCTAATGTGCTGCAACTGCCTGACCAGTAAGCGTTCACAGGGTGCCGCAGATGTGAGGCGCCGGGCACGCCGACGTATTGGTCATACTTCAAGTGCCCGGGAACAAAGCAGATGCGGTACCCTGTGAACGCTTACGAAAAAATGGCGGGGAGGGCAGCATACCGGCCACCCTCCCCGCCATTTTTTCTTTTTACAACCCTGTCTGCATCCGGTCGGGGTCCTTCCCGGGTGCAGACTACCTTTTTACGAACGGCGAAGGCCCAACTTTGCCCTTGAAGCCGAACGCCGTTTCAGTCCTATTCGGTCACTTCCTCCATCGATAACACATTGATCACTTTTACATTTTCTTTTTCAGCAATCGTTCCGGTCACCTTGACCTTCTTGCCGATCATCTCAGGGGCCTTGTCGCTCCCTTCCAGTACGTATGTGCTGTCGGCGGCATCAAGAACGATGATTTCTCCCTTTTCCGCCACGGTGCCAGTAATGCTGTCCGCTGCCATCGCAATTCCGGTGAGCGTCAAAACCATGAGCATGGCGCCAACTAGACCGACGGCAATTGTTTTTCCTGTGATTTTCATCTCGCTTCCCTCCTACTGTTTTTTTTAACGGACCCCAGTTCTGCCCGGGGAGGCCAAATCGCCTCCCGCTATCCACACACCCTTTGCTGAACCCTCAGCAATTTCGGAACCGACCGACGGTGTGTTGTTTTATAGTTGAGCAACGGACGTGCCAATTACATAACTATTTGTTACAATAGGGTATTTTTATTTTTCCGCTAATTTTGTTATATTTTATGTTTCGCTAATTTCACCTTGGCACCCAAATTTGCGCAGGTCTCCTATCGATCCATATAAAATTGCCGATAAGACATCTATGGAACCAATCAAACCGGCCAATGGACAACACCGCGGACTGACCCGGCGCAAGTTGATGGTTATGGGCATCATGGGATTGACGACCTGGGCCGTGGGACCGTTCAGCCGCGCATTTGCGGGCACAGACGACGATTTCGCACAAATCGCGCAGATTGCGAGCCTACCGTCCCGAAAGGGGCCCTTGCTAGTATTCAGGGATTACATGACCGATCCGGATGTGGAAATCGAGCGGCATATCCGTCAGCAGTTAATCGGGAGAAAGGATCTGTTGGCGCGGATCAAAAAAAAGGTCGCTTTCGAAAAACGGATTCGGCTGAACATTGAAGAAATACAGGTCTGCCTGCGATTTATTCCCCAATCCCGGAACGGTTTCGGCATGGCGTATCAGAGCTACTGCCTGGATATCACTGATTTGATTTTCAGCATGAATGGGATGGATAATTTTTATTGCGCCATCACCAGCCCCGATAAAAACTACCCGCCGATATCGCAAGATGGCATCTCCGCCTTTCTGGTCCATCGACTGGCAAAGGATTTTCGCGCGACGGTAGCGTTTACTGCAGAATCCGGCAACAGCATCAAATACCGCGTTTCCGGTGCCATCTACTCCAATCATCTGGGCGCAGTGGATCTGGAGATAGAGGCGGTGGCTCCGGGGCAATTCGAATTGGCGCGCAAGCCTTTTACCATCTGGCAGAACGACACCGACAATCTGTATACCCTGATGGCCATTCCCGCTGAAGAGACCCTGCATTATCTGCTGGGGCGGGCGACGGACCGTGAAATTCTATCCCATTTTCAAAACCGGCCGCCGGAAAGTCTCGCCGCCGCCCGGAATATCGCCGAAGAGTGGATGGCCCTGGAGGAATCTGCGGTCGGCGGATTGGTGGATCGCGTCCTCAGAAGGTATTGCGGGAAGCATCAATCAAAAGGGTCGGATCTTTTTGGAACCAATCTTCAGGCTCCGGTGCCTGAATTGAATCAGTACCGATACCGCAAACAGGGCCTGCAACTCGTGGCCGACCTCGGATTCCAGCATGCCATGGATCTGTATATGGACAGCCCCTCCCGCTTCCGGGAGCGCCTGCTATAAAAAAAAGAAGATTGCCTGGCTGGCCGGTAGCCGAGGCAATCTTCAACTATCCATCGCTGACTAAGGCGAGGAATTTGGCTTTCTTACGAATTTGTCACAATAAGTGGCGCGCGCCCAGATAGATATCCAGGGGCTGGGCCCTGGCAAACGCAATCTTCTCCCGCAAGCGCTCTAAAACCGGTTGCTTCTTTTCTTCGACCTCATCCTGGGCGCCTGTCATCAAAAACAGCATCGCGCCGGGTGCCAACAGGCAATCCAACAAAGACAACTTGAGTTCGCTCATCCCGTTCTCCGGTTTCGATGGCAGCCGCTGTACGCGGTTACTCCTTATAGGGATGCGGTTGCATCGGATTCCAGGTTCAAATAGGCCATCAAATCGATTAAACGTTCGGTTTCATCCCGAATCAAGCCGATGAATCGGCTGCGATCTCCTGCATCCAACCCCGGATTCTCGGCCAGCAATTCGGCCAGGGATCGTACGGAGGAAAGGGAATTGACAAACTCATGGGCCTTGGCTTGCTTGCTTGAAAGCGGCAGCGTCGTTTCGGGATCCATAAAATTTGTCGTCCTCCTCTCCCCGCCCTTCTGTTAATGCTTTTTAATGAATAGTTTTACTGTCAATGATTGAATTCTGTTCATCATGTTTTGTATTCCAAAACCTGTGCCACAAACCAGAAATTGAAAAATAATCAATAATTTCAATTTAATAAAAATTACCCCGCAATTTTCCCGCCGACTAAGCCACAACCATAGTTGTCAAATCGCCGGCCAAAGACTGAAAAAAAGCGTCGCAGCCCAGTTTCTACGCGTAGAAATGTCCCGCCAATGGCGCCCACAATATTTATTGTATTTACAATTTATGTTGTTGGAACGTGAGCATCAATCGCTGGCTTTTTTCAGTCTCTTGCTCAGCGCTTGTTGAGAAATACCGAGCATTTTCGAAGCTTTGGATTGATTGCCGCCACTGCGTCGCATGGCCTCTGCAACCAGCAGTTGGGCCGCCTCTTTGAGGGTCGGCAGGCGA
This window of the uncultured Desulfosarcina sp. genome carries:
- the pruA gene encoding L-glutamate gamma-semialdehyde dehydrogenase, yielding MTNGILAIDPPANEPVYQYRPGSEERKRVKDELQRLKATEVEIPLIIGGKPFKTGNLGRCAIPHDHTHQLGVFHQAGEKEVNMAIEASAAAAEQWAAMDWQDRLAIFSKAADLIAGPRRMALNAATMLGQGKNVFQAEIDAACEIIDFLRFNAYYATQIYRQQPGSGPAEWNQMEYRPLEGFVFAVTPFNFTAIAGNLPSAPAMMGNTVLWKPASTAVYSAWMLMEIFMEAGLPPGVINFLPGSGSQVGNPVLASPNLAGIHFTGSTAVFQGLWKKVAENLSRYRSYPRIVGETGGKDFVCVHPSADSDAVVAGLVRGAFEYQGQKCSAASRAYIPESLWPGIKEKLLATMATIKVGSPEDFSNFVNAVIDRSAFDTITAAIDYAKAHDAAEIVAGGSYDDSMGFFIDPTVIVTTDPHFRTMEEELFGPVLTIYVYADQDYEEMLDLCDKTSPYGLTGAVFAKERSAVALARRKLVNAAGNFYINDKPTGSVVGRQPFGGARASGTNDKAGSIMNLYRWVSPRTIKENYLPPTDYRYPYMEEA
- a CDS encoding DUF5818 domain-containing protein; translated protein: MKITGKTIAVGLVGAMLMVLTLTGIAMAADSITGTVAEKGEIIVLDAADSTYVLEGSDKAPEMIGKKVKVTGTIAEKENVKVINVLSMEEVTE